The following are encoded in a window of uncultured Fibrobacter sp. genomic DNA:
- a CDS encoding glycoside hydrolase family 9 protein: MKKVLKAVLLLSLFAVDFAMADALPNIDRTDKVHSRRYLDSLNVEKRRPIRVNQVGFRPQDPKYAYVADPKTTDFRVIDANSGAEAWSGSLKLIDANAPKPNIWVNGEFKAFTTLYNFGSKDSSTATEKLYRADFSGLSPSVPGEYFIVVDKDTSATFNIHPAIYNAVFENSLKFFGIQRCGDTKSHMHAACHLKDGSKVGHDLTGGWHDCGDHFKPSETIGYAAYSMATTYLVYKEKAEDRFGNSYGDTIPDGYPDILYEAKIGADYIFKLYKASKADGLIDTKNDMYHTVGDARDHEFWDVPEKQDAMPEEKGGPDRAVTASVGTYSGAFAAALALFSVGWQVYDPVYADSLLEAAKDIYKNVTLPHTPLGSYGYTKADIPQDLYPGGSNESNLNDDAAAAALALWYATKDTMYQYHLYKDTTIHNNSTNYMYNNEPNDAGPYFKGGFLGMISGFYPGGWMTDYENVHAYVLFSFVKLILSNKDTAKVYNVGELERDTLLQRATNSLRRLTDDGTQGATIYENRFGSVKATPPYNLAWVSSDWGFNRYNIGAANAVFMLSEITSGAEHDAYLNLALDNIYYNMGANPWDISFLMGAGDKNSNHPHNRTANPDGYNAGGLPYEYRCPRGALMGGSAPTKTLLEDWSDWTATETCIDFSVQLLMPAQRLAEVLPPDTEGPLFSNIAGTPITETSAIVSWDANEIALVTVFYNTTPDANGAKSVQQTKASKGGSVTLEGLEMGKTYYFFLEGMDTKRNISTDDNHGQWYQFTMTNVKPNISGVTICQVDHRSAKIYWWTDVRSNGVVKYGTSMSALNESQASTGGTVLFHEVELTNLKAGTTYYFTLSSGMSTDDNGGAGYSFTTEAEASYVDLTITMKPIKKNSSCQSTGNWKDCNTFYVIVANRDTVDYQDLDLRIYLDKPVSAVSYDKQPFSGKGIADYSVPFDVTIGTYTTDEKGRGYLPVNIKGALYVSGSLYFELFMQGATYDGLENSWSLRPHMEDSDPEPFAGIDLTRGPLYVEDSFSKMFLETVNGVTEEAFRKDPYIAAYYHGKHIYGFGPDDTVEDGPQVRRTVTLEFEKPFKSPYYSVEKEDYKTTYEGSSKVTPMGVLDDLEMNASKQGFAYDKKNHTDSFVFTKDTTLAYGNNYMEWVSWHNHAAGVPGYTGKNKYDCACAVVRSNVEIDTITVPLEKRIIRFDKNSYKTYQTAAGGTPKMAEVHVYLLDTLAQLLDTVNVTLTLGTTSGNVHFWSSATATIPITSIQLVNGEATFYVSSEEVLVTTLYAKAGNSAQFDYDAATADLIIEELPPWPIIDVAKMIDADCDNKPDALKITISNEYQENQSFNSVQFVYNGDTLKTSDVISKNGKEIVVKANIKDTAINTNPSGSVTLYSNVGSKVESHTDFYQDGIAPTLLAVSVLERLDTATSDRVYMQFSEPISSPGSEWPTQLFATNGSTTVSAPTVKFTKIYNESMNVWEFEIGFDANGNSVVTEGMFAQLLSNASITDKNGNGIAAECGQPKLPITLKLIPVPMRYASISDADEDGVAERIYIEYERAIDQKHYPDSISVIFGRTAPETLWVAGTVPTYAADGMSSVMDLPKPFTYGITSGTYEGSLKGLDVAGAGLVAQHLGKGASYETNSVLGEDLVGPVIVTATIDMSKSDKFDMLDMVLSEPVTVVDSSLVYYREKLADVDTAIYKRSVQTLTIAATKINMAAIYSKDSRLAVNDGDFVRLHPKEFSALRDARGNMPAQNSPWVPILSSGDPKVKFVVTMQNVISQSGGELRSQVPSLDNMRLYVLNPATHKLDLIQNGQVVAAGIDSASVQGAVWKIEMTVPRGASGNEAAAWDSLRVKYNMPIYTNLGNYVNRLAGRYSVPSGVYLSSSGKIVFYVEWANTAVGLQSEQGRAVATGAYIYKLDMETVFVPNANSANAEKFSSKNHYDKTSTFGVKRVK, encoded by the coding sequence ATGAAGAAAGTGTTAAAGGCAGTATTGTTGCTTAGCTTGTTTGCCGTGGACTTTGCCATGGCAGATGCGCTCCCTAATATTGATCGCACCGACAAGGTGCATAGTCGTAGGTATTTGGACTCGTTGAACGTCGAAAAACGTCGCCCGATTCGTGTGAACCAGGTTGGCTTTAGACCGCAAGACCCCAAGTACGCCTATGTGGCTGATCCGAAGACGACTGATTTTCGGGTGATTGATGCCAATAGCGGTGCCGAAGCATGGAGCGGCTCGCTGAAACTTATTGATGCTAATGCGCCGAAACCGAATATTTGGGTAAATGGTGAGTTTAAGGCTTTTACCACTCTTTATAATTTTGGCTCTAAAGATTCCAGTACTGCAACAGAAAAACTTTACCGTGCAGATTTCTCGGGACTTTCGCCGAGCGTGCCGGGTGAATATTTTATAGTGGTGGATAAAGATACTTCGGCAACATTCAATATTCACCCAGCTATTTATAACGCTGTATTTGAAAACTCATTGAAATTCTTTGGTATTCAGCGTTGCGGTGATACGAAGTCTCATATGCATGCGGCGTGCCACTTGAAGGACGGCTCTAAAGTTGGACATGACTTGACAGGTGGTTGGCATGACTGCGGCGACCATTTTAAGCCGTCTGAAACTATTGGCTATGCGGCTTATTCCATGGCGACAACCTACCTTGTGTATAAGGAAAAGGCCGAAGACCGCTTTGGTAATTCTTACGGTGATACCATACCGGATGGCTATCCGGATATTCTTTACGAAGCTAAAATCGGTGCAGATTACATCTTTAAGCTTTATAAGGCGTCGAAAGCGGATGGCCTTATTGATACTAAAAATGATATGTACCACACTGTTGGTGATGCACGGGACCATGAATTTTGGGATGTTCCAGAAAAGCAAGATGCTATGCCTGAGGAAAAAGGTGGCCCGGATCGAGCTGTAACTGCAAGTGTGGGTACTTATTCAGGAGCCTTTGCTGCTGCCCTTGCCTTGTTTTCGGTGGGTTGGCAAGTTTATGACCCTGTTTATGCAGATTCTCTTTTGGAAGCTGCTAAGGATATTTATAAAAACGTAACGCTTCCTCATACACCGCTTGGTTCATATGGTTATACCAAGGCGGATATTCCGCAAGACCTGTATCCGGGTGGAAGCAACGAATCTAATTTGAATGACGATGCTGCCGCCGCCGCACTTGCTTTGTGGTATGCCACTAAAGATACTATGTATCAGTATCACTTGTATAAAGACACGACGATTCATAATAACTCAACCAACTACATGTATAATAATGAACCCAATGATGCCGGTCCCTATTTTAAAGGTGGCTTCTTGGGGATGATTAGTGGTTTTTACCCCGGTGGTTGGATGACCGACTACGAAAACGTGCATGCTTATGTGCTGTTCTCGTTTGTGAAGTTGATCCTTAGCAACAAAGATACTGCTAAGGTATACAATGTGGGTGAACTGGAACGTGATACGCTTTTGCAGCGTGCAACCAACAGTTTGCGCCGTTTGACAGATGATGGTACCCAGGGTGCGACTATCTACGAAAACCGTTTCGGTTCTGTGAAAGCAACGCCGCCTTATAACCTTGCTTGGGTGTCTAGCGACTGGGGCTTTAACCGTTATAATATTGGTGCCGCCAATGCGGTGTTTATGCTTTCTGAAATTACCTCGGGGGCAGAACATGATGCTTATTTGAATTTGGCACTCGACAATATTTATTATAACATGGGTGCGAACCCATGGGATATTTCGTTCTTGATGGGGGCTGGTGATAAAAACTCGAATCACCCACATAACCGTACGGCAAATCCGGATGGTTACAACGCTGGTGGCTTGCCCTATGAATATCGTTGCCCGCGTGGCGCCTTGATGGGTGGTTCCGCCCCTACTAAAACTTTGCTTGAAGACTGGAGCGACTGGACTGCAACAGAAACCTGCATTGACTTCTCGGTGCAACTTTTGATGCCTGCTCAGCGCCTCGCAGAGGTGTTGCCTCCCGATACCGAAGGCCCGCTGTTCAGCAATATTGCTGGAACGCCTATTACCGAAACATCGGCAATCGTAAGCTGGGATGCTAACGAAATTGCACTTGTAACAGTGTTCTATAACACGACTCCCGATGCAAATGGAGCCAAGTCCGTGCAACAGACAAAGGCTTCTAAGGGCGGCTCTGTAACGCTTGAAGGCCTTGAAATGGGCAAGACCTATTACTTCTTCTTGGAAGGCATGGATACCAAGCGCAATATTTCGACCGATGATAACCATGGTCAATGGTACCAGTTTACCATGACCAATGTGAAACCCAATATTAGTGGCGTGACGATTTGCCAAGTGGACCATCGTAGTGCCAAAATTTATTGGTGGACTGATGTGCGCTCTAATGGTGTGGTAAAATATGGTACATCGATGTCGGCGTTAAATGAATCGCAGGCGTCGACGGGCGGTACCGTGTTGTTCCATGAAGTAGAATTGACCAACCTTAAGGCGGGAACCACCTATTACTTTACCCTGTCTTCGGGTATGTCAACTGACGATAACGGTGGCGCTGGTTACAGCTTTACTACCGAAGCAGAAGCATCTTATGTGGACCTTACTATTACGATGAAGCCTATTAAGAAGAATTCGTCTTGTCAGTCTACAGGCAACTGGAAGGATTGTAATACGTTCTACGTCATAGTGGCAAATAGAGATACCGTTGATTATCAGGATTTGGACCTTCGAATTTATTTGGATAAGCCTGTTTCGGCAGTGAGCTATGATAAGCAACCTTTCTCTGGTAAGGGAATTGCTGATTATTCAGTGCCGTTTGATGTGACGATTGGTACGTATACAACCGATGAAAAAGGAAGAGGCTATTTGCCTGTAAACATTAAGGGTGCCTTGTATGTGTCGGGAAGCTTGTATTTTGAACTGTTTATGCAGGGTGCGACTTACGATGGCTTGGAAAATTCCTGGTCACTGCGTCCGCATATGGAGGACTCGGATCCGGAACCCTTTGCTGGAATTGACCTTACTCGTGGACCGCTATACGTAGAAGATTCGTTTAGCAAGATGTTCCTTGAAACTGTGAATGGCGTCACCGAAGAGGCCTTCAGAAAGGATCCCTATATTGCAGCCTATTACCATGGCAAGCATATTTATGGCTTTGGCCCGGATGATACTGTAGAAGATGGTCCGCAGGTCCGCCGCACGGTAACGCTTGAATTTGAAAAGCCGTTCAAGAGTCCGTATTATTCTGTAGAAAAAGAAGACTATAAGACTACTTACGAAGGCTCCAGCAAGGTGACTCCGATGGGTGTCTTGGATGACCTTGAAATGAATGCTTCTAAGCAGGGCTTTGCTTATGACAAAAAAAATCATACCGATTCCTTTGTGTTCACCAAAGATACGACTCTTGCCTATGGCAACAACTATATGGAATGGGTCAGCTGGCATAACCATGCTGCAGGTGTGCCTGGTTACACCGGCAAAAACAAGTATGATTGCGCCTGCGCCGTGGTGCGTAGCAACGTAGAAATCGATACCATTACGGTGCCGCTTGAAAAACGAATCATCCGCTTCGACAAGAATTCTTACAAGACGTACCAGACTGCGGCCGGAGGCACTCCCAAGATGGCCGAAGTCCATGTGTACTTGCTCGATACTCTTGCCCAGCTTTTGGATACGGTAAATGTTACGCTTACTTTGGGCACCACTAGTGGAAATGTTCACTTCTGGAGTTCTGCAACTGCGACGATTCCTATCACGAGTATTCAGCTGGTGAATGGCGAAGCAACGTTCTATGTAAGCTCTGAAGAAGTTCTGGTGACCACGTTGTATGCAAAGGCTGGCAACTCGGCACAGTTTGATTATGATGCCGCAACCGCCGACTTGATTATCGAAGAATTGCCGCCTTGGCCGATTATCGATGTGGCTAAGATGATTGATGCCGATTGCGACAATAAACCTGATGCTCTGAAGATTACGATTTCGAACGAATACCAAGAAAACCAGTCGTTCAACTCTGTGCAGTTCGTTTATAACGGCGACACGCTCAAGACTAGCGATGTCATTAGCAAGAACGGCAAGGAAATTGTGGTGAAGGCAAATATCAAGGATACTGCCATCAATACGAATCCGAGTGGTTCTGTCACGTTGTATTCTAACGTGGGTAGCAAGGTCGAAAGTCATACCGACTTCTATCAAGATGGCATTGCGCCGACGCTTTTGGCGGTCTCGGTGCTTGAACGCTTGGATACTGCAACGAGCGATCGCGTTTACATGCAGTTTAGCGAACCGATTTCTAGCCCGGGTTCCGAATGGCCCACGCAGCTGTTCGCGACGAATGGCTCTACAACGGTCAGCGCGCCTACGGTCAAGTTTACGAAGATTTATAACGAATCGATGAACGTCTGGGAATTCGAAATAGGCTTTGATGCAAATGGCAATTCCGTGGTGACCGAGGGCATGTTCGCTCAGCTCCTGTCGAATGCTTCGATTACGGACAAGAACGGCAACGGCATTGCTGCCGAATGCGGTCAGCCCAAGCTCCCGATTACGCTCAAGCTGATTCCGGTGCCCATGCGTTACGCCTCTATCTCGGATGCCGACGAAGACGGTGTTGCCGAACGCATTTACATTGAATATGAACGCGCTATTGACCAGAAGCATTATCCGGATAGCATCTCGGTGATTTTTGGCCGCACTGCTCCCGAAACGCTCTGGGTTGCTGGCACGGTGCCGACTTATGCCGCCGACGGTATGTCTTCTGTGATGGACTTGCCCAAACCCTTTACCTACGGCATTACCAGCGGTACTTACGAAGGCTCTTTGAAGGGCTTGGATGTTGCGGGAGCGGGTCTTGTGGCTCAGCACTTGGGTAAGGGTGCTTCTTACGAAACGAACTCTGTGCTCGGCGAAGACTTGGTGGGCCCTGTGATTGTGACGGCAACCATTGACATGTCCAAGTCCGACAAGTTCGACATGCTCGACATGGTGCTGAGCGAACCGGTGACGGTTGTGGATTCTTCGCTGGTATATTACCGTGAAAAACTTGCTGATGTCGATACCGCCATTTACAAGCGCTCGGTGCAGACTCTGACTATTGCCGCTACCAAGATCAATATGGCAGCCATTTATAGCAAGGATAGCCGCCTTGCTGTGAACGACGGTGATTTTGTTCGCTTGCATCCGAAGGAATTCAGTGCTCTGCGTGATGCTCGCGGTAACATGCCTGCACAGAACTCTCCGTGGGTTCCGATTTTGAGCAGTGGCGATCCGAAGGTCAAGTTTGTGGTGACCATGCAAAATGTTATTTCCCAGTCGGGTGGCGAGCTGCGTTCGCAGGTGCCGTCGCTAGACAATATGCGCCTGTACGTGTTGAATCCGGCTACCCACAAGCTTGACTTGATCCAGAATGGTCAGGTGGTTGCTGCTGGTATTGATTCTGCAAGCGTCCAGGGAGCTGTCTGGAAAATTGAAATGACCGTTCCGAGAGGTGCTTCGGGCAACGAAGCCGCCGCCTGGGATAGCCTGCGCGTCAAGTATAACATGCCGATTTATACCAACCTGGGTAACTACGTGAACCGCTTGGCCGGTAGGTACAGCGTGCCGTCTGGCGTGTACCTGTCTTCGTCCGGCAAGATCGTATTCTACGTGGAATGGGCGAATACCGCCGTTGGATTGCAGTCTGAACAGGGTAGGGCTGTTGCCACGGGCGCGTATATTTATAAATTGGATATGGAAACGGTGTTCGTCCCGAATGCTAATTCCGCGAACGCTGAAAAGTTCAGCAGTAAGAACCACTACGATAAAACGTCCACATTTGGTGTCAAGCGGGTAAAGTAA